In the Peptoclostridium acidaminophilum DSM 3953 genome, one interval contains:
- a CDS encoding ATP synthase subunit C: protein MKAILIINSMIVFATIASGIYLELSKSNRLGKRAGMVLKASIGACSAFMLTAVGMMVPDIAFAATEGTATSASGLGFIAAALCTGLATIGAGYAVGAVGSSALGAVSEDQSILGKTLIFVGLAEGIAIYGLIISILILGRI, encoded by the coding sequence ATGAAGGCTATTCTTATAATCAACAGCATGATAGTATTTGCAACCATAGCAAGCGGAATCTACCTGGAACTGAGCAAATCAAACAGACTTGGCAAGCGGGCGGGAATGGTGCTCAAAGCCAGCATAGGAGCGTGCTCTGCCTTCATGCTTACGGCCGTTGGCATGATGGTTCCTGATATCGCATTTGCCGCCACAGAGGGAACTGCAACTAGCGCATCGGGGCTTGGCTTCATAGCTGCAGCCCTTTGTACGGGGCTTGCCACAATAGGCGCCGGTTACGCGGTGGGCGCAGTCGGCTCTTCGGCGCTTGGAGCCGTATCTGAGGATCAGAGCATACTTGGAAAAACTCTGATATTCGTAGGCCTTGCCGAAGGGATAGCAATATACGGGCTTATAATATCAATACTTATACTCGGAAGGATATAG